The Acetivibrio saccincola genome window below encodes:
- a CDS encoding RNA polymerase sigma factor, with translation MYKTARNITLTYIKGLKRQETLAKEYLYENATKEGEPYQKLLREQDQKIDETRYTGQVIESLNPKEYHLYKQCYVEGKSIKEIASEKGISEAAVRMRLVRLRREVQNIVKKLKFDEK, from the coding sequence TTGTATAAAACAGCCAGGAATATAACCCTTACATATATAAAGGGTTTAAAGCGCCAGGAGACTTTGGCAAAGGAATACTTGTATGAAAATGCCACTAAAGAAGGGGAGCCGTATCAAAAACTTTTAAGGGAGCAGGATCAGAAAATTGATGAGACCAGGTATACCGGACAAGTTATAGAAAGTTTAAACCCAAAGGAATACCACCTGTACAAACAGTGCTATGTAGAGGGCAAGTCCATTAAAGAAATTGCATCGGAAAAAGGTATAAGTGAAGCTGCAGTACGTATGCGTCTGGTAAGGCTTAGAAGGGAAGTACAAAATATCGTTAAGAAATTAAAATTTGATGAAAAGTAA
- a CDS encoding RNA polymerase sigma factor, whose product MKSFEELCKENYGRIFKYIFSITKNKEATEDLIQEVFTIAYEKGRIFFKS is encoded by the coding sequence ATGAAGAGTTTTGAAGAACTCTGCAAGGAAAATTACGGAAGAATTTTTAAATATATATTTTCAATAACAAAAAATAAAGAAGCCACAGAGGATCTGATACAGGAAGTTTTCACAATTGCATATGAAAAAGGCAGGATTTTTTTTAAATCATGA
- a CDS encoding GerAB/ArcD/ProY family transporter: MTKNKITPVGGEKISVLQFSFLLMTIVLATADVFLPAFVTREAGRDSWISVIIGTIISIIIVNVFLNLALKYPDKMFVDYSCDILGKPLGKLAGGVFLYYIFIITCIATRSLGEIFLIAFNPKTPIAIFIVTVILLVAYAVGKGVETISRMNEILLPLGLLILISITVLNFKELNFNYFLPILYDGIVPPLRGSILIQAWIIETIVILQLIPFVNDKKKIRSSVTASLVIIGAGLQMGVLIIALFGSATKSFILPALEFVRYANFGENFRGIDITIMSVWIGGAFVKISVFFFIFILGLARFLNIKSYKDLIIPGGVLLITYSMVFSRNIMEEMYFISFIKPFYSLCVVFLMPLLLLFISTLKKKLM, encoded by the coding sequence TTGACCAAAAATAAAATTACACCTGTAGGCGGGGAAAAGATATCCGTCCTGCAGTTTTCCTTTTTGCTCATGACAATAGTTTTGGCAACTGCCGATGTGTTTTTGCCTGCTTTTGTTACCCGGGAGGCAGGGAGGGATTCATGGATTTCAGTAATAATAGGAACCATTATATCCATAATTATTGTCAATGTTTTTTTAAACCTGGCATTAAAATACCCTGATAAAATGTTTGTAGACTATTCCTGCGATATTTTAGGAAAACCTCTGGGGAAACTTGCAGGAGGTGTTTTTTTGTACTACATATTTATAATAACCTGTATTGCAACAAGGAGCTTAGGTGAAATTTTTCTTATTGCATTCAATCCTAAAACCCCCATAGCAATATTTATAGTAACCGTTATATTACTGGTTGCCTATGCAGTTGGAAAGGGAGTGGAGACCATCTCCAGGATGAATGAAATACTTCTGCCCTTGGGGCTTTTAATTTTAATTAGCATAACGGTATTAAATTTTAAAGAATTGAATTTTAATTACTTCCTTCCCATACTATATGACGGGATTGTACCGCCTTTAAGAGGAAGTATTTTAATACAGGCATGGATAATTGAAACTATAGTGATACTTCAACTGATACCCTTTGTAAATGATAAGAAAAAAATAAGAAGTTCTGTAACAGCTTCACTTGTAATAATTGGAGCAGGTCTACAAATGGGTGTACTTATAATTGCCTTATTTGGTTCAGCAACCAAATCTTTTATACTCCCTGCCCTTGAGTTTGTAAGATATGCAAACTTTGGGGAAAATTTTAGAGGAATTGACATAACTATAATGAGTGTATGGATAGGCGGTGCTTTTGTAAAAATTTCAGTTTTTTTCTTTATATTTATATTGGGTTTAGCCAGGTTTTTAAACATAAAATCATATAAAGATCTGATAATACCCGGTGGAGTTTTGCTTATCACTTATTCAATGGTATTTTCGAGAAATATTATGGAAGAAATGTATTTTATAAGTTTTATAAAGCCCTTTTATTCCTTATGTGTGGTTTTTTTGATGCCACTTTTGCTTCTTTTTATATCAACTCTAAAGAAAAAATTAATGTAA
- a CDS encoding NAD(P)/FAD-dependent oxidoreductase: MKVAIIGGGLSGLSCAHQLEKHGIQPVIFERNSFIGDQYGHISALLGIQHRPIKDAIEYFKKNFDINITPVNTINNLTHYSPNKKKVLKGNFGYFLKRGREKDSLFSQIYSQLKNPVVKFNTLADYEPLSKEFNFVVVANGTAALTKELGCWHETIQTYIKGATVLGNFDTNTLIMWINKKYCKNGYAYLTPYNEKKASLILVVNDVNSNEIDHFWELFWYYENLNYTIVEEFKQKHETGYAYPLKVGNIYLTGNAGGSIDPFFGFGQLSSITMGVMAARSMVFGKDYEKLIEKVVLRHNRWIREMRKAYNKADNKMYDMIVTGIGLPGIKHLLYHTNFNVIRFGYYYLRLMSILRKGR; encoded by the coding sequence ATGAAGGTTGCTATAATAGGGGGGGGACTATCAGGTCTTTCCTGCGCCCACCAGCTTGAAAAACACGGTATACAGCCGGTTATTTTTGAGAGGAACAGCTTTATAGGGGATCAATATGGGCATATCAGTGCCCTTTTAGGAATCCAGCATCGTCCCATAAAAGATGCAATAGAATATTTTAAAAAAAATTTTGATATAAATATTACCCCTGTAAATACAATAAATAATCTTACTCACTATTCTCCAAACAAAAAAAAAGTACTGAAAGGCAATTTCGGATATTTTCTAAAAAGGGGCAGGGAAAAAGATTCGCTTTTTTCCCAGATTTATTCCCAATTAAAAAATCCTGTGGTAAAATTTAACACATTAGCGGATTATGAACCCCTTTCAAAGGAGTTTAACTTTGTTGTTGTGGCAAATGGTACTGCAGCTTTAACAAAAGAACTTGGGTGCTGGCATGAAACCATACAAACCTATATAAAAGGGGCTACTGTATTGGGAAATTTTGATACAAATACATTGATAATGTGGATAAATAAAAAATACTGCAAAAACGGATACGCATACCTTACTCCTTACAATGAAAAGAAAGCATCCCTTATACTGGTTGTAAACGATGTAAATTCCAATGAAATAGACCACTTTTGGGAGCTTTTCTGGTATTATGAAAACTTAAACTACACCATAGTGGAGGAATTTAAACAAAAGCATGAAACAGGATATGCATATCCCCTTAAAGTGGGCAATATATACTTGACAGGCAATGCCGGGGGTTCAATAGACCCTTTTTTTGGATTTGGTCAGTTAAGTTCCATCACAATGGGGGTTATGGCTGCAAGATCTATGGTATTTGGGAAGGATTATGAGAAGCTGATAGAGAAAGTTGTTTTAAGACATAACAGATGGATCCGTGAAATGAGAAAAGCATACAACAAAGCGGATAACAAAATGTATGATATGATTGTGACAGGAATAGGGCTTCCCGGCATAAAGCATCTTTTATACCATACAAATTTTAATGTAATAAGGTTTGGTTACTACTATCTGAGACTAATGTCAATATTAAGAAAGGGAAGGTAG